Genomic window (Rhododendron vialii isolate Sample 1 chromosome 4a, ASM3025357v1):
CAACCTTTTAAGACTCGGTGAAGATATCTTAACCTCCTTCATCCCGTGACACTGCCTTATAGTCAGAGCCTCAATGTTCAAACACCCCGCAACCAAATCCGATATCCTCTCATCCGTCAAGTAGACCTGAACAAAATCAATACTCGCCAGCGACTCGCATAATCGCGTGCGCGACGTGTTCCTCGGCACATCGAGGTTGCAGTGTTTGAGATGTAATGACCGAACGCTGCCGTTTCGGAGAAGGGGGAGAGGGAAGGGGTAGTAGTACGAGTCAGTAGTTTCGTTTAGAAATTGGAGGAGGTATTTGGAGGAGAAGGTGAGGGAGAGGGATTCGACGTCGTGAGCGACGGCGTAGTGGATCCAGGAGTCGATGTGGCGGCGGTAGGGGAGGTGGTGAGTGGCGGAGTCGAGGCGGAGGTGGAGGGAGCggaggggggaggaggagggggggTGGCGGAGGAGGAAGGCGCGGGTGACGAAGTCGGAGAAGGCGCGGAGGGTTTGGGAGGGGGTGTCGCAGGgggggaggaagagagagaagtcgaaggagagagaggggagggaggtCCAGAGGTCGAGGAAGGCGGGGGAGATTAGGGTTGTTTGGATGGCGTCGAGGGTTGAGAGGGAGGAAATGATGCGGAGGAGTAGGCTCGGCGGGAGGTCGTCGAGGGTTGTGGGTGGTCGTGCGACGGCGGAGGAGGAGCCGCCGGCCGGCGACGCCATTGGAATCCCAAGTGCACGCTGTGCATATAGAGTAATTTCTTTTTGCTCCCTTCGACTTTCACTCGAATTCCACTTTGATTCTTATACTTTTAATTTGAACAACTCTAACCCTGTACTTACTTCATGTGTTGCAATGTAAACCCGCCGTTGCCTTCCGTTGGAATTGGGGACGGAAAACACCCATGTGTCATCCACGTGATATAACCCAAAGATAACTCGTCAAACGGTGAGATTAACCCAGACTCAGTattgggagaaatttttgaattttgctaTGGGTACTACAATTTTGTACCGAAAGTGTACTACATGCTTAGGTGGAAGGGGGCTcacttcaaaaattcaaaagagaagCAAAACAAAGTCCGgtaaaattaagagaaaaaaaaaaggaaacccaaaatccaaacgCCCAAAAGGAAACCCAACTTTACTCCATTGACAACACCAAACTCCATTAACGTTGACCATGAACCTTCCCAATCTCTATCCCGAAAACCCACTTCTATCTTCCACACCCTCTCTTTTAACTTCTACCCCCCTATTCTCTCCTCTGTAAAGTAAGTCTGTAAAGTAATGAATGCATGTAAGGTAAAGTCATGCCTAGTATAGTCATGCCTGTGAAGGAAAGTCTTAGGGTAGTAAATACCCTGATCAAAAGTCTTAGGTGCAGTAGAAAAATGACGGGCCCCAATTATGTACCCTTCTGTAAAGCCTCCTTACTCCATCTCCAACACTATTTCGAGGGACCACCGATTTGAGGTTAGTGGTTgaaattaacttctttttttgaaacagcAAAAATATTATAAGGATGAAATTAACTCTTTAATGTGGTCTTGTTCATATTGTTAATGTGTTCTGTATATGTGTTGTTGACtattaaaggttttttttttgtcttttagcttTTTGGTAGTATAAAGAGAATATTGGAGAGCTAACTCGCCTTGAGATTATCGAGAGTTACAACACAAGTTTCTCCGGCGGGTTGGCCTGATTCGACAGTCATCTCCAtcctaagagagagagagagagagagagagagagagtgaccgGGTACGGTTAAGTTTTGacatatttttgttgtttcaaaaaaaaaagaaaaaaaagaagttaatttcAACCACTAACCTCAAATCGGTGATCCCTGAAAATGGTGTTGGAGAAGGAGAGAATAGGGAGGTAAAAGTTAAAAGAGAGGGTGTGGAAAACAGAAGTTTCGGGAGAAAGATTGGGAAGGTCCATGGTCAACGTTAATGGAGTTCGGCGTCGTCAATGGAGTAAAGTTGGGTTTCCTGTTGGgggtttggattttgggtttccttttcttttctcttaatttttccGGGCTTTGTTTTGcttctcttttgaatttttgaagtgGAACCCCTTCCACCTAAGCATGCAGTACACTTTCGGTACAAAATTGTAGTACCCATAGCAAAATCCGAAATTTTCAGTTGCAAATCGAGTACCACGTGAACCTtaccctatttgcacccaaaaaaatttccagTGTTAGACTTGTAAGTTGTATAGTAACTGATAATAATCAAAGACAGGATAAAACGGATCTCCAAGAGGGGTCTTTTAAGCCATTTAAACAAGTAATATTATGGGATGAGTAACTCCTTTTTGTAGAATATGGCGGGTTTTGAGTGGGTTGTCAATGAGAAGATTTGGACGGGTCAATAAATATGGAATTCTATTACGCATTGTGGCCTAATCTAGTTTAGGAGAAGTAGTAGAATATAAGGAAGGAATTACTTGGTGCCCCTGGTCCCAGGATTCTCTATTAAGATGTTGGATCTTCGATTCCACTACATGTGTATGAACACTATATCAATGTTGGGCAATGAAGCAAGGTGCTtaggggcattgaataattacttgAAGTTAAGGTGATGGTAAACTCCACGTGCTACTAGAAATATTATTCGGTGCTCCTTAGAATAGAGAGGTTGTCACGCGATGTTCCAAAATCATTCAGCACCGCATATGTGCTGAAGGGGAGGCACTGCATGTACTTTTTTGATCCTCTGCATGTACTTTAAGCCCACTTAATAATAACTTTTCACTACTGAGAAgagttatgagaactgtttacCTTGTTTCATTGTGGTATTGTTATTTCTTCTCAGAGAGATCATAGGGACTCTTAATCCACAATGGATCCCAAGAAGAATAAGCCATCTGCTATCAGTTTTTACTACATCAAGCGCGAGTAAAACAAAGGCTCCCGCATGACATCTGACTCGCATAACTATTATTGTCCATGAGTTTGACGTATGACTGTCCGAGTAAGAACAGACACTTGCTCCCACAACTTCGTGAACTCGTCTAGTACTGTCATGGTGATGTTCGGAGGTTGGTTCCAAAATTGTAAATCTTCCAATGGTCTCACACTAAATTCTTTGGCTTTCAAAATTATATTCTTCAATGCAATGACCATATTGGTACACCATTACTATCACATGATTTGTAGCAAGGAAGCTGAAATCTAACCTGGGTGTCTAATTTTGTACTAAAATTAAGTCAAGACAATTtggaaaagtttaaaaaaataataagggAAAActagattttgaaaaaacaccGACAAGCTTATTGGATATCCCAAACACAGAGAGAATGAAATTCATTCTTCACTTTCTTGGGAGCATAGGCATTACAAGATTGGACTTCAGACAATGGAATGGCAACGAGGAAACACAACCATCACAATTCAGAAGGCAAAAGAATGGACATTACTCAGATGCAAATGAAAGAGCCTAGAAATCATGAAACTGACGACAAAGTGAGTTAATTTCAAGCTGACTGAAAAGTATTTCAAGAAACCAACCGaggggaaaaataaataaataaaaagataaaaagaactatcttcaataaaaaatatatataaatcatCTAATAGGTGTTATCTGCAGAACTGAGCTCTGACCGTTTTATGCTACCGCTATAATCTTCTCCAAGACCACCTGTTGTTGTCTCAGAAGCTTCACGAAATACAACTGAAGCAGTGAACTGGCGAAACTTTTAATCTTGACTTGCCTGAGACTTGGCATGCTGAATTTAATAGGTCTGTTAAGAATCTCCTCTGATAAGCTCTCCTGAAACATTGAGTAAAATGAGCTTTTGTTGTTTACTCGCTACAAAATTGGGCGAACGCTGCATATATCTGGGATTGGTTCTTCCACTGCAGGAGAGCCTCGTTAAACAATCAATCAGAGAAGACTAAAGTTGTGGCCTTGTGGATCAAAAAAATTGTGTTGAAAAGTTTACAATCTTTATGACATTTTGTTAGTTAATGTTTCCACTATGTTTACATCCAATAGCTACATTTGCGGAAGATGATAAGAAACTCACATCTTCGTCAATCTTGAAAAGATCACTGACAGTCAATATCTCGAGGTTGGGAGAACACTCCAACAACGCAGCTATACCTAGTAGATCATATGTTGTATAGCCAGTTCGCAGCTCCACGGAAGTGAGGTTGTTGAATACAAGATCCTCAGAAGAGATCTCCATTGATGAGTGAAGCTTAAAATAACAAACATGAGAAAGGATTATGCAATATTTAAATAGTATGAGCAACAGTTCTAAATGATAAAGAATGACATAAAGCAAATTGAGACCTTTATATTTCAAGAGGATGATAGCGAAGCTTATTCAAAATTGGAGAGTTTATGTGGAACATGTAATGTGAAAGGACTTATTGGTTCTCCATTTAACTTGCTTTGGGTAAGTAGTTGCCAGACACCAATTTGATAGTTCTTACTTCTTACCGGAGATCTATCAGAAACCACCTTTTCACTAGTTACAGAAAACCCTACACATCCTAGCAAAGCACATGGTTATACATGTAATAATATGCCATGTGAGCATCTACGATTACATGTATATTGACTATGACAACAACAAGTGGTATTCTCTCCTCCACCTCCCCACCTCCACGTCCTCCTTCAACAGAACTCTATGTGGAATATCACCTCTTTGATTTGTACTCGTAGTTTGCCTCAGATATTTACTTGTAGTTCAACTTTATTGTAACTAGCACTAAGTGTGAGTGTTTTTGCTGGACAAATCATATCTTCTAGGGAGTTggtaatttaaaataaaatgaggaCAATGTATCGTGTCAACCACTCCAGAATCAACAAATTCAGCCACATAAATATAGGAAGGCAGGATTTTTGGGGCAAAGAAGTTCCACAGTGCGCAATTGGTATGAATATAAACCACAAAAGATAAGATGTGTGTACCAAAAGTTGGGACATCTGGGAAGAATAGAGTCCCACATCAGTTCCTCCCCAATGGTTTGGGCCTTGTTGCAGGCACCCTAAGTAGCCAAAACATGTCGATCTGCATTATTATTTCGTTTCTCTTATGATTTCGCAATTCACGTAATTTTTTCAATGTGTTTCCAATGTGCCCATCTACTAGTTTTTTGGGGGAAAAGAACGTTTTTGTGTCCGTGCTGCTTAGGGACTCCATCGTTACCCTGCACAAATCCCCAACAAGTGGTATTCCGACCAAGGACTTGTAGATGGAATCTCTGAGCCAAGAACACCAGTGTCAGTGGGCTTGCAAAGAAACTCCATGGATAACTCCTGACGGAGACAAAACCCTCGCGGCATATCTGTCGACGGAGTATGGTGGCTCTTGGCAGACGTGTTATGGTGAATTGGTGATTGATTGTGAAGAGTGACCATGATGCTGGAATTAAAATGGACGCGTGGGCATTCTACGGTGAACTCTGCAGGATGAGTTTACCAGAGATCTTATATAGCTGACATTACTTTTTTCGATGATAGACCAGACTCAAGAGGGAGCTAAGCCTGGTTGGTGCAATGTACAGCTCAAAAAATACCATACCAATACAATATTCAAAACCTTGATGCTAGCTTACAAGTTATTACTAACAATGGCACCCATTGTTGTCATCAATCTCAGGACACCATTGATCCTCAAAATTTGTGTTTGTCCACATTTAAATCTCTACATTCTTTGGAGAAGGCTTTATTCTCTAAAAACCCACAAAGGAGGTGCTTAGTTTAGAAAAGCTCTTGAATAAGCATCACAGAAGTAAGGTATTGCATAACTGCAAGCCCCCAAAAGACTCCCAGACGCTGGTCAAGCGGATCAATAGTAACCTCTATCCATGATTTCCAAATACTGGGCGTACCTAAGCAACCAAAACTGACGTTCTTCTATTATTTATTCCACCAAATGTGCCTATACAATGGTTCAATTCCCTTTAATTCAACCTATCCGCCAAAAAGTCCTACAAAAAGTTTCTTATCTTCCTTTCGCACCAACAGTCATATGGAATACAGGACAAAATGGCAGTATGAAGtaaatcactctctctcttgaaagAACAGATTGAGTCCTTGAACTAATCCCAAAATCAACTGAGAAGTATAATAGCAACCTGACGACCCTTTCTGCCCCTGCATTTAGTCACTCTTTTCTTCCTACCATAACTGATTAACTTCTTCCGAAAACAATAGTCTGCTTGGTAGCATCCACTTGATTCTCAGTTTGAAGCACGATTCTGAACTTTTAGTTTTCTAGTCACTGTAAATTACATCTAGCAAACATTCATTTTCAGCCAGAAAATGTAATGCATATTTTCGTGTTGATTGGCAAATGTAATGCATATTAAGACGTACTTGTTAGTTGTTACCAATCTTCCCGAATATAATGTACACTAAGATTTCCTTGTATTTATTTCCGTGCCCACGAAAATCCCAGAGAAGAGGAGCGAAGGAACTTACTCTAATCCACCAATTTTCCACAACGAGATGCTTGACGCCACTGAGCAACCTCACAACCTTGCTCCAGTACTTATAATGCCTCTCCTCGTGCATAAACTCCACGTACGCTTCATCCAAACCCGTCGTTCCTTCCATCGAATACATCCCCATCTCGAAACAAACGATACGAAACGACCGCAGATTCAGAGCGCATACCTCCACCGACTCCTCCTCTTCGTCCTGCGAATGGAAATACAACAGCGACAACCGCTTCAGCCTCGTCGAACGAATCCTCAACTCCTTCATATCGCAACAGTACTCGAGAACCAAACTCTCCAAATTCGGACACCCCGAGATCAAATCCGAGACCATCTCGTCGTTCAGGTATATCTGATCCAGGTACAACGACTGTACGAACTTAAACGACGAGATAGTAGAGAAACCGAGAGGTAAAATCAGCTCGCAACGAGAGAGTTTCAAAACCCTCACGCGGCTGTTTTTGATGGAATTGAAGTAGAACGTGAAGTAACATTCGTTGTAGCTGTAGCCGCCGTCGGCTTGGTCGAAGACTTGGTAGTCGCGGTGGATGAAGAAGTCGGCGTCGATTTCGGTGACGCCGTGATTGACGGCGTGGTGGATCCAGGAGTCGATTTGGGAGGAGTGGAGGTAGTCGCCGAAGTCGAACTGGAAGCGGAGGTTGAGGAGGGGGGAGGTGGGGGGGCGGCGGAGGAGGAAGAGGTCGACGAAGTCGGCGAAGCGGCGGCGGGTATCGGAGGGGGAGGCGGAGGGGGGGAAGAGGGAGTAGTCGAAGTTgagggaggggagagaggggAGGAGGGTTTGCCATTTGCGGCAGACGGGGGCGGTGCGGAGGGCGTCGAGGGCGGGGAGGAAGGAGAGGAtgtggaggaggaggtggtcGGAGAAGTCGTTCAGGCTGCGGTAGCTGGTTGGTTCCACCGCCATAATGACGGAGAAAATGCACCAGGAGGTGGTTGGAGAAGTATATGGCGTACCGCCACTGTGTGGAGTGCGCTGGCCTGTTCTTCGGATCTTCCTAAATTTTGTTCGGTTAGTATTTGTTTGTTGAAGAGCGGTTTCGGGAACATTTAATAAAATATCTTTTAGTTTTTGATCAAACTTTAataattcgagtcgttcaatatatttaaaacatatttttaaggaTACTTTCAAGAAATCAGCTCAAACAAATATTCAAAAGAGCTTAATCCattcagtttttcataaaatagtttttatcAACGTTtataaaaaaactgctcaaatcaaatcattcctggcctctttttttttgtttatttcttgCAAATaatcttaaaatcacattttaaacacattgaatggttcggattatcaaaaattgatagaaaattatgagattaagatttgaaatgtttttttaggtgtcttcTAAACTGTCTCGTTGtttatttcttcaaatttttgttttacGTTCTCTTTTTTTCAGATCAcgatgaaaaaaagaaaaaaagaatgattGCGTCAAATTCTAAGCAAAGCTATTGATTGAGAAAAATGACAAGAAATGAAAGGCATTAAATTCTAAGCAAAGTtaagaattaatttttttttctaattaactGGAGCTAGCTCAGTTAGCTATGACTCTTGAATCTTATTAGAAGACTCTTGAATCTTATTAGAAGATTAAGAGTTCGAATCTCTCCACctgcgtgtgggtgttcttcTTTTAGAAAGACTTttcgttctttttttattttttgtatcgATCGAATTGTTGGACTTAATTATGTCGAAACTCAACTCAACCCTAGATTAGTAACAAACCAACCTCGGACATCCAAAGAAGCAAAGCCCCATCAACATTCAATGGACCAAGTCCAAACACATATGAGACTTTAAACGGGTCTTAAACCCAGATCTAAACATTCAGCTCAAACACAGATATTTGATATTTCTTGTCCtcagtcaatttttttatttttggttgtaaATTTCACAGAAAGTTTGTTCACACAAATTATTGGTGCACAGATAGTGCACATATTATGTTGTGGACCAACTATGGGTTccatacaaatgatccaaactgtttattaaatataaaatatttttttaaggatttacgcaaaaaatcaggttaatccaatatctatagatGTTCCATCCAATcgtctaatttttcattcagatttcaagataatgaaaagttaaacgattggattaatcatctataggtatcggatttaGTTGATTTTCTTCAAAGACCCTTGAcaaactgttttacatttaatgaacggctcggattatttgtgtgagacccgtgatGAACCCCAGaataaaatttgtgcacaaattatGTGTGTGTACTGCGTAGCAGGGTTCTAAATTTTACTATCTTTTAAACTCTTCTAATCGAGTCGAATGaccaattcaacaaaaaaaaaaagttaacaaaaaatatttaatatgTGATTTTAACAAAAGTTCAGAAAAGACGAAATTATaccaaaacaagaattttggaagAACAAGCCTATAAGTCGTAGAGTAATACACATGCGGGAGCGGGAGTAAACACGAGCACTTGTTTAAAAAACAACATGAACGAGTACTAAAATACATGAAAGCGACAATTAAATGAATCCGAATTCGGAAATTTTTTCCATTATGCTTGGAACCGTGTTTGCATGAGTATTTATTGGCCCAATCAGATAATGACAAGTGGCCATTCATGTCGGACGAGACGAAGTACGCATAGATTGAAATATATGAAATCACACAATTTAAAGAACGATAACGTTCTGATTAACTTAGTGTCATTTTATAGGTAATGACAATTGTTGTCAGATGTCACTCAAATGATAGCTCAAAAGATGAGCAGTTCGAAACTAAAAAGCGCGAATCGTATTATTTAAACAAGAGGCAGTACACCAAGTTGACACAATCAAAGGAGTTAAGATCCAAGCATGTAACTGAATCACCAATATTAGAAATCATGCAGGGAAAGTTTGAATTCAAAGTTGAGATGACTTCGAAGGCAGTTAAGCGGGAAAATGAAAACCGTGGAGAAGACTTaagagtttgcctataaatagaagaaatgaCAAATCATCAAACAAACAACAATGCTATGCTTGGTTTGTCCATTAGGCAATAATTTAGAAATTTAGACTTAATTCGAAGTAATTTGTAGTAGTAGTCACACTATAATCTGTTCTATTCGTTTGTGGAAGTTGAAGAATCAATTGGAAGGCAAGTTGTTTTAAATTGATCAAGGTATCTTGTTTATTCTTTGGTTTGTCAATTTTCCAATGAATCGTTGTACCATTTTAATACTTTTAGATAGAAAAATCTTCTTCGTTGAGGTAATTGAACCCACGCCACGATCGTCTAATTAAGTTTGGCTTTTATAAGTTAAATCTATAAAGGATAATTATAAGCCTTTTTTGACACTCTCGCACCCAATCATATTTCTGAAATAAGCCAAAAATCTCAGCCAAACAAGTTGTAATTTCTTTTCGAACGGTCTGGTAGGTTGTAATTAgaatttttcacaaataaatactggtttttggctaaataagctaattgacttattttttatccttattcaatattttttgctattttttttaattgattttttttttttgtgaattattgggtTGTTATGAagtaaaaaatctaaaaagtaaagaattatgataaaattttaaatttatttaataaagacaaaaataagttaataaaatattttttccgtctttaatcacaaaaatttaagtttGAACCATAACTTTTTACTCTTCTAATTACTCTCGTCGATTCGAactaataattcaaaaacaattaacgtaaaattaacaaatgtgaaaaaatttaaataaaagaaaaaagtaaaccAATTAATTTATTTAGCCAAAAAGCCCTGGAGTGATTTTCtcggaagaaaaaaagaagaatattcaAAGAGCGTAGACTGACCTGTAGAGTGCACAGCTGATTCCAATGGCGTCGACGACCACCGACTCCTCCGCCGTCCCACGACGACCCACCACCCTCGACGACCTCCCGCAGAACCTCCTCCTCCGCATAATCTCCTTCCTCCCAACCCTTGACGTCATCCAAACCACCATAATCTCACCCGCCTTCCTCGACCTATGGacatccctcccctctctctccttcgacttctctctcttcctccctccctGCGACACCCCTTGCCAAACTCTCGGTGCCTTCTCCGAATTCCTCACCCGTGCCCTCCTCCTCCGCCACCCCCCGTCCTCCCTCCGCTCCCTCCACCTCCGCCTCGACTCCGCCACACACCACTTCCCCTACCGCCGCCACATCGACTCCTGGATCCACTACGCCGTCGCTCACCACGTCCAGTCCCTCTCCCTCACCTTCTCCTCCAAGCACCTCCGCCAATTTCAAAACGACATTACTTACTACTACCCCTTCCCTCTTCCCCTTCTCCGAAACGGCAGCGTTCGATCATTACGACTCGACCGCTGTAACCTCGATCTGCCGATGAACTCGTCTCGTATTCAATTCGACTCGTTGACGAGTATTGATTTTGTGCAGGTCTACTTGACGGATGAGATGATATCGAATTTGGTTGCGGGGTGTTTGAACATTGAGGCTCTGACTATAAGGCAGTGTGACGGGATGAAGGACGTGAAGATATCTTCGCCGACGCTTAAAAGCTTGGAGCTTTGGCAGTTCAGGTGTGATGAAGGATCAGTTGAGATTCACGCTCCGAATTTATCGAatttgatgatgtttttctttGAGGTTGGAGAGTATGTAATGGAGGACTCGTCTGCTCTTGAAGAAGCAGATGTTACTTGCATTGCAATGGCAGAGAATTATCGGTATTGGAGTAAGATTGTGAGGTTGCTTGGCCATGTCAAGCGTTTTCGTGTTCAGAATTAGTGGTATAAGTTAGTCTTTCTCTATGCGCAATTTATTTTCAATTGCATTGTTATTTGATTCTAGTTGAGGTGTTTCTTCCCTTTTAGACCTTTTCTTGTATGTAGGTGGTAAAAGAACAGAAATTGCAAGGGTTTGACTGCTTGATCTAAGATCTTTGGTAGAAAGGATGGTATAAACTGGAACTGTGACTTTAATTGGCGATAAGCATAATGGTATGGAGATTGAACGTTGTTTAACCAGATAATTAGGATGTAGCAAGATCTGCTAACTGACTGGCATTATTGCTCTTTTGCTTGATACCTAACCTGGCAATGATTCTAGGATTCTGGTGCTTTTGAACACAAAATGAAGAGTTAGGGTTCAGCTATGTCAATGTGCAATTTATGGTGCCATGTGTGATATATGACACATGCGACTCTAATTGTGGTGGTAAGGATCAGTTGAGGTCTAAACACAGtagaaattttttagttttgaatggATCCTAGGGTGATTGTTTGGTAATCTGTGATGTGTTGCAAGGACAAATAACTCACGTGGCAAAATGGTTTTAGACAATGTTGGTTGACCATAACTTGTTTGGCAATCTGTAATGTGTCTGGACAGAGTTGAAAATTTACTTTGGATTGGATACTGGGGTGATTGTTTCGGAATCTGTAATGTATTGTGAGGACAAATAACTTGCAGGGAAAAATGGCTTTATATAATGATGGTTGAGCATAACTTGCCGTTGGACCACCCTTCTCTTGTCAATGTTGGAACCATGATTTCTTCTTATGGAGGCCGAACTAGGGGAACAATTTCTCAGCTAAGATTTTGAGAAAGGCATTTTATGGCTTGCCTAATGAAAACAAAGCATTAATGCTATGTGAAGAATGCGACTTAGTGTTTTTCTTGATTGTAAAGTTCAAGTAATGTGTGCAGGGACGTAATCAGAATTTCATATATGCAGGGGTCATAACGCAATAacaaaattttagaattttaagGCTCAGGGGTATAGAAAAAGTTTAATGTCTGTTAAATTAATACccaatagagagaaaaatttagGTGATTTGGTGAGTTTTTCTTTTCGTGTATGAGAGAGATGAGTGATGGACCTGTTATCCATAAAGGAGAAAGAAACGTGCGAGAAAGTGGTCCAAGTTTGTAACTCCTATCTAAGTTCTTTCGTATATTACAAATTACCAAGATGTTAAGTCTTGTATGTAAAAAATCTAAGGTAATTATAggtgtttctcaaattgagggTAGCCGTGGCCCCTGGTAACCAACCTTTGGTTACGTCTTTGAATGTGTGCTTATGTTTAATTGTTAAGCCCATTTGTTGGAGTGGTATACATGAAAGGCCAACTTGGccaagtaaaattgattttacAAGACAAGAGACTTTTAAAAAAGCGCTCAGAATTTGAACCCAAAACCAATTGTGCTGACATATGCATGATATGCAACTTGTTCATGTGTCTTTTTAACTTGTCTTGTACAATCTTTGCTGTATTAAAGAGGGCTATTTGCTGCATTGAGAAAATGAGTctttgttaagtttttttttggttgagtgCTAGCTAGACAGACATTAAATAGAATTGCGATCTAAGATTGCTCGAGTCGCAACTTTCGCGGATGGCTTCCTTGATTGTGGATATTTAAGTAGGACAGTGCAGTTGAGG
Coding sequences:
- the LOC131323096 gene encoding F-box/FBD/LRR-repeat protein At2g04230-like isoform X2 translates to MASPAGGSSSAVARPPTTLDDLPPSLLLRIISSLSTLDAIQTTLISPAFLDLWTSLPSLSFDFSLFLPPCDTPSQTLRAFSDFVTRAFLLRHPPSSSPLRSLHLRLDSATHHLPYRRHIDSWIHYAVAHDVESLSLTFSSKYLLQFLNETTDSYYYPFPLPLLRNGSVRSLHLKHCNLDVPRNTSRTRLCESLASIDFVQVYLTDERISDLVAGCLNIEALTIRQCHGMKEVKISSPSLKRLDLWQFRCDEGSVEIRAPNLSNLRMFFFEVGEYVMEDSSAVEEADVTCISMVENYRYWIKIVRLLSHVKRFHVQNWWYKIFGARISEEFERINFNLPSLGHLKLNCYWGTMDELHFLRLVLKSEVVLERIVLHPVRLDQNSVIPIVLVKRTQGFQVVQGSFPGCGLQVYQGMDVYQGMEISCLIWR
- the LOC131323097 gene encoding F-box/LRR-repeat protein At4g14096-like isoform X1, giving the protein MAVEPTSYRSLNDFSDHLLLHILSFLPALDALRTAPVCRKWQTLLPSLPSLNFDYSLFPPSASPSDTRRRFADFVDLFLLRRPPTSPLLNLRFQFDFGDYLHSSQIDSWIHHAVNHGVTEIDADFFIHRDYQVFDQADGGYSYNECYFTFYFNSIKNSRVRVLKLSRCELILPLGFSTISSFKFVQSLYLDQIYLNDEMVSDLISGCPNLESLVLEYCCDMKELRIRSTRLKRLSLLYFHSQDEEEESVEVCALNLRSFRIVCFEMGMYSMEGTTGLDEAYVEFMHEERHYKYWSKVVRLLSGVKHLVVENWWIRLHSSMEISSEDLVFNNLTSVELRTGYTTYDLLGIAALLECSPNLEILTVSDLFKIDEDESLSEEILNRPIKFSMPSLRQVKIKSFASSLLQLYFVKLLRQQQVVLEKIIAVA
- the LOC131323097 gene encoding F-box/LRR-repeat protein At4g14096-like isoform X4, giving the protein MAVEPTSYRSLNDFSDHLLLHILSFLPALDALRTAPVCRKWQTLLPSLPSLNFDYSLFPPSASPSDTRRRFADFVDLFLLRRPPTSPLLNLRFQFDFGDYLHSSQIDSWIHHAVNHGVTEIDADFFIHRDYQVFDQADGGYSYNECYFTFYFNSIKNSRVRVLKLSRCELILPLGFSTISSFKFVQSLYLDQIYLNDEMVSDLISGCPNLESLVLEYCCDMKELRIRSTRLKRLSLLYFHSQDEEEESVEVCALNLRSFRIVCFEMGMYSMEGTTGLDEAYVEFMHEERHYKYWSKVVRLLSGVKHLVVENWWIRLHSSMEISSEDLVFNNLTSVELRTGYTTYDLLGELIRGDS
- the LOC131323097 gene encoding F-box/LRR-repeat protein At4g14096-like isoform X2, yielding MAVEPTSYRSLNDFSDHLLLHILSFLPALDALRTAPVCRKWQTLLPSLPSLNFDYSLFPPSASPSDTRRRFADFVDLFLLRRPPTSPLLNLRFQFDFGDYLHSSQIDSWIHHAVNHGVTEIDADFFIHRDYQVFDQADGGYSYNECYFTFYFNSIKNSRVRVLKLSRCELILPLGFSTISSFKFVQSLYLDQIYLNDEMVSDLISGCPNLESLVLEYCCDMKELRIRSTRLKRLSLLYFHSQDEEEESVEVCALNLRSFRIVCFEMGMYSMEGTTGLDEAYVEFMHEERHYKYWSKVVRLLSGVKHLVVENWWIRLHSSMEISSEDLVFNNLTSVELRTGYTTYDLLGIAALLECSPNLEILTVSDLFKIDEDWKNQSQIYAAFAQFCSE
- the LOC131323097 gene encoding F-box/LRR-repeat protein At4g14096-like isoform X3, which gives rise to MAVEPTSYRSLNDFSDHLLLHILSFLPALDALRTAPVCRKWQTLLPSLPSLNFDYSLFPPSASPSDTRRRFADFVDLFLLRRPPTSPLLNLRFQFDFGDYLHSSQIDSWIHHAVNHGVTEIDADFFIHRDYQVFDQADGGYSYNECYFTFYFNSIKNSRVRVLKLSRCELILPLGFSTISSFKFVQSLYLDQIYLNDEMVSDLISGCPNLESLVLEYCCDMKELRIRSTRLKRLSLLYFHSQDEEEESVEVCALNLRSFRIVCFEMGMYSMEGTTGLDEAYVEFMHEERHYKYWSKVVRLLSGVKHLVVENWWIRGACNKAQTIGEELMWDSILPRCPNFCFTHQWRSLLRILYSTTSLPWSCELAIQHMIY
- the LOC131323634 gene encoding F-box/FBD/LRR-repeat protein At5g56420-like, which encodes MASTTTDSSAVPRRPTTLDDLPQNLLLRIISFLPTLDVIQTTIISPAFLDLWTSLPSLSFDFSLFLPPCDTPCQTLGAFSEFLTRALLLRHPPSSLRSLHLRLDSATHHFPYRRHIDSWIHYAVAHHVQSLSLTFSSKHLRQFQNDITYYYPFPLPLLRNGSVRSLRLDRCNLDLPMNSSRIQFDSLTSIDFVQVYLTDEMISNLVAGCLNIEALTIRQCDGMKDVKISSPTLKSLELWQFRCDEGSVEIHAPNLSNLMMFFFEVGEYVMEDSSALEEADVTCIAMAENYRYWSKIVRLLGHVKRFRVQN